Below is a genomic region from Brassica oleracea var. oleracea cultivar TO1000 chromosome C9, BOL, whole genome shotgun sequence.
TCAGCAGCTGCATAATCATTTTTGGAAAGAAAAAGAAGTTTCTTGTGGAGTAAACTACCCTCTGAAGTTGGAGTTTCCGGATACTCCTTAAGCTTTTCTTCTTGATCTTTTTCTTCTTCTTCATTTTGGTTACCTATGAAAGAGAAACCGATATTCAAGCTAAAAGTGTTTAACATAGATATACAAAACCAAACCAAAGATGCATACACATGTAGTGCACAAGACCTGTTAGAATAGGATCAACTCCAACAGACAGATCTTCACTGACAAAAGCTTCATTATTGCTCCCATGCTGGTCATCCAACAAGACTGCTCTTTCTGTTTCTTCTACTTCTTCCACACACCCTGTGTGTAATCACAAATGAGGAATATTTAGAGACCAACAAACAAACAAACAGATATACATTTTTTTGGCGCCGGTCTAGTCTTAGTAGAAACAATTTTTTTAAAGCCGTTTTAAAATCAGTTTAAATCAATCTAAATTAGTTTAAATCTGTTAAACTAAATAATCATGTTAGTACAAATCCATAAATTTGTCTGATTTCTTTTGTTTGTAATTTTGATAATTCAAACTAAAATGCGTTTTTATAAATGTAAAGTTTATATAAAATAAATTAATAATTCATTAAAATTTAAACCCGAATAATCAGCCTAGTCGATAGTACTTTACAAAGTGCCTATCATTAATGATTTCTTAAACATTGAACTTAGGTTGTGTGTTCTAACTCTTACCTGAAGTTTTATCATCCCCTTCTATAGCAACATCGCCTGTGTCATCAACATCCCTTTGTTTCTCCTCTAAAACTATTTGTTCAGGTTCATGGATCTCATCTTCATTCCCAATAAAATGACTGCTGTGTACAGATCTTAACCCATCCTCCTCAGACACTTCTCTTAGGCTTACACCATAGCTATCCACATCTGAGATCACTTCACCATTTTGCTGCTGCTCTACTCTCTTCCCTTCTTCTGGTTTCTCTCTGAAGAACTCTGATTCTCTCTCTATCTCAAACCCATCTCCAATCTTATCATCATCAATCATCTCCAAGATCAATCCTCTGTTCTCTCTGTCCACAAAAGTCTTCCCCCAGACCGATGACTTGATAAGCAAGTAATTAGGGTAGTGTCTTTCTCCCAAGCTCTTCTCGCAACAAGAGCAAAACCCTAAACCAATATTGCTCCGCTCCTCTCGATCTGAACAATCCGAGCACAAGCTCACCGACTCGGCTAATAACTTCCCGTGCGTTTTGCAAAAACTGAGACTTGCTAGCTCCGCGACGTGGTTCGGACATAGCAGCTCTCTGTAAGTGAATCTGTTTTCCGAGTTTTGGTCAAAGATTCGATCTAGCTTCGGACAGAGAAGGCAGATTTGCTTGAGGCCGAAGAAAGAAGCGAACTTGACGAGGAAGCAAGTGAAGAGGGAGTTGAGGAAGATGAAGAACATGAGAAGCCATTCGAGGAAGGCGTAGACTAAGATCACTGTGATTCTGTTTGTGTTTCTGCTTAGCTTCGTGGCGAAAGTGTTGGGAGCCATTGATGTTGGCTCCTCTCTGCTAGCTTTCGCTGCTGTAACTGAAAGAGAGAGAAAAGAAGAGAGAGAGAGAAAGAGAGAGAGAAAATGATAGTGTCGGGTAACATGCGCAAACCACGCTGTCTTTGTCTTTGTTTAAATTGGTTGTCACCTGAACCAGATTTAAAACCGAACCGGAATAAATATTCCAGCCTAAACTTGGGTCCGGTCTCTAAAGAGGTGATTAACCTTTCAAATTAAGATTGGTAATTACAAGTGGAGTAATTTCAGGAAAAGCAAAATTGTGTCTCGTTGCATAACAATGATTTCTTCCATTGATATAATAATATGTCGAGTTGGTTCACAACTATTGTTAATTGTTATCATCATGTTATGTGATTATTAATTTTTTTTATTTTCAGGAAAAAGTATATTGGAAAATTTGAGAAGCTGTCTAAAGGCAAAAAGAGTGAGCGTGATGATGAATATTAGGTTGTCAAAAGAAACATAAAAAAAAGGTAAAAGGAAACAGATCTTTAAAGTGAGAATTTCTGGTTGCTTTTAGGTGTGGCTTATTACTGTTGTTTCAGT
It encodes:
- the LOC106319029 gene encoding myosin-binding protein 3: MAPNTFATKLSRNTNRITVILVYAFLEWLLMFFIFLNSLFTCFLVKFASFFGLKQICLLCPKLDRIFDQNSENRFTYRELLCPNHVAELASLSFCKTHGKLLAESVSLCSDCSDREERSNIGLGFCSCCEKSLGERHYPNYLLIKSSVWGKTFVDRENRGLILEMIDDDKIGDGFEIERESEFFREKPEEGKRVEQQQNGEVISDVDSYGVSLREVSEEDGLRSVHSSHFIGNEDEIHEPEQIVLEEKQRDVDDTGDVAIEGDDKTSGCVEEVEETERAVLLDDQHGSNNEAFVSEDLSVGVDPILTGNQNEEEEKDQEEKLKEYPETPTSEGSLLHKKLLFLSKNDYAAAEDARDVSIPVSDTDGDDPIRTIERLKETVRSEQEALRGLYAELEEERSASAIAANQTMAMITRLQEEKAKVQMEALQYQRMMEEQAEYDQEALQLLNHLMVKREKEKEELQRELDVFKAKVLQYEKNKTKCEVTDDDDDDKKEEDNCSETDVDLEKITLDCVKHMGMLDESLSEFEEERLVILDQLKVLEDRLLTMQDKESAGEFSNSYEGESYEHEEGLTMASMAKSLLPLLDAAENESEDEYQEQQESVEKSVGCESEKLEIIKQVDSVYERLQVLETDGEFMKSCMSSTKKGDKGTDLLQDILQHLRDLRNIELTDKIENQTKHEDE